In Strix uralensis isolate ZFMK-TIS-50842 chromosome 7, bStrUra1, whole genome shotgun sequence, the following proteins share a genomic window:
- the ANKRD22 gene encoding ankyrin repeat domain-containing protein 22 isoform X2 translates to MGILYSEPICQAAYNNDFNEVQLLLERNSNYLNIQDSFGGDTPLICACKQGSNRIVSYLLKRNADVNLRNKKDRTCLHYAVRKRFTFLDYVLIIILMPVMLIGYLLMISKTKQNENLVKMLLRAGADVNATDFSGSTALHYACEMKNQAVIPLLLDAHADTSVKNQNGETPLDIARRLQFHNIESMLMKTS, encoded by the exons CCCATTTGTCAGGCAGCTTATAATAACGATTTCAATGAAGTTCAGCTCCTTTTGGAGCGCAACAGCAACTATCTGAACATCCAGGACAGCTTCGGTGGAGACACCCCCCTAATTTGTGCATGTAAACAGGGAAGCAACAGGATAGTTAGCTATCTTCTAAAAAGAAATGCTGATGTCAACCTCAGAAACAAG AAGGACCGCACTTGCCTGCATTATGCTGTGAGAAAACGATTTACCTTCCTTGACTATGTGCTCATCATAATCCTCATGCCAGTTATGCTTATTGGATATCTTCTCATG ATCTCAAAGACTAAACAGAATGAAAACCTGGTCAAGATGTTGCTTAGAGCTGGAGCCGATGTTAATGCTACAGACTTT TCTGGTAGCACAGCCCTTCATTATGCTTGTGAAATGAAAAACCAGGCAGTCATTCCTTTACTGCTTGATGCTCACGCAGACACTTCTGTAAAGAATCAG AATGGGGAGACTCCCCTAGATATAGCAAGAAGATTGCAGTTCCACAACATTGAAAGCATGCTAATGAAAACTTCCTAG
- the ANKRD22 gene encoding ankyrin repeat domain-containing protein 22 isoform X3 encodes MGNMDVLVKRMLMYIIFSLQPICQAAYNNDFNEVQLLLERNSNYLNIQDSFGGDTPLICACKQGSNRIVSYLLKRNADVNLRNKKDRTCLHYAVRKRFTFLDYVLIIILMPVMLIGYLLMSGSTALHYACEMKNQAVIPLLLDAHADTSVKNQNGETPLDIARRLQFHNIESMLMKTS; translated from the exons ATGGGAAATATGGATGTCTTAGTGAAACGTATGCTGATGTATATTATCTTCTCTCTTCAGCCCATTTGTCAGGCAGCTTATAATAACGATTTCAATGAAGTTCAGCTCCTTTTGGAGCGCAACAGCAACTATCTGAACATCCAGGACAGCTTCGGTGGAGACACCCCCCTAATTTGTGCATGTAAACAGGGAAGCAACAGGATAGTTAGCTATCTTCTAAAAAGAAATGCTGATGTCAACCTCAGAAACAAG AAGGACCGCACTTGCCTGCATTATGCTGTGAGAAAACGATTTACCTTCCTTGACTATGTGCTCATCATAATCCTCATGCCAGTTATGCTTATTGGATATCTTCTCATG TCTGGTAGCACAGCCCTTCATTATGCTTGTGAAATGAAAAACCAGGCAGTCATTCCTTTACTGCTTGATGCTCACGCAGACACTTCTGTAAAGAATCAG AATGGGGAGACTCCCCTAGATATAGCAAGAAGATTGCAGTTCCACAACATTGAAAGCATGCTAATGAAAACTTCCTAG
- the ANKRD22 gene encoding ankyrin repeat domain-containing protein 22 isoform X1, whose protein sequence is MGNMDVLVKRMLMYIIFSLQPICQAAYNNDFNEVQLLLERNSNYLNIQDSFGGDTPLICACKQGSNRIVSYLLKRNADVNLRNKKDRTCLHYAVRKRFTFLDYVLIIILMPVMLIGYLLMISKTKQNENLVKMLLRAGADVNATDFSGSTALHYACEMKNQAVIPLLLDAHADTSVKNQNGETPLDIARRLQFHNIESMLMKTS, encoded by the exons ATGGGAAATATGGATGTCTTAGTGAAACGTATGCTGATGTATATTATCTTCTCTCTTCAGCCCATTTGTCAGGCAGCTTATAATAACGATTTCAATGAAGTTCAGCTCCTTTTGGAGCGCAACAGCAACTATCTGAACATCCAGGACAGCTTCGGTGGAGACACCCCCCTAATTTGTGCATGTAAACAGGGAAGCAACAGGATAGTTAGCTATCTTCTAAAAAGAAATGCTGATGTCAACCTCAGAAACAAG AAGGACCGCACTTGCCTGCATTATGCTGTGAGAAAACGATTTACCTTCCTTGACTATGTGCTCATCATAATCCTCATGCCAGTTATGCTTATTGGATATCTTCTCATG ATCTCAAAGACTAAACAGAATGAAAACCTGGTCAAGATGTTGCTTAGAGCTGGAGCCGATGTTAATGCTACAGACTTT TCTGGTAGCACAGCCCTTCATTATGCTTGTGAAATGAAAAACCAGGCAGTCATTCCTTTACTGCTTGATGCTCACGCAGACACTTCTGTAAAGAATCAG AATGGGGAGACTCCCCTAGATATAGCAAGAAGATTGCAGTTCCACAACATTGAAAGCATGCTAATGAAAACTTCCTAG